From one Triticum urartu cultivar G1812 chromosome 3, Tu2.1, whole genome shotgun sequence genomic stretch:
- the LOC125544833 gene encoding uncharacterized protein LOC125544833 has protein sequence MAASAAGAGKSLIQTFRKFFKKPWEITGPCSSPEYRSAVPGALEYRQTCPATLREDSPRAIIPTSDPETVFDIKYYPRDGRRNRPPVRRTLLRKPDLERYMAAKQFDPAKDFPVPYVNSAVEEDYSAVGGGYTK, from the coding sequence AtggccgcctccgccgccggcgCCGGCAAGTCACTGATCCAGACATTccgcaaattcttcaagaagccGTGGGAGATCACCGGCCCGTGCTCCTCGCCCGAGTACCGCAGCGCGGTCCCGGGCGCGCTCGAATACCGTCAAACCTGCCCGGCCACCCTTCGCGAGGACTCCCCCAGGGCCATCATCCCCACCTCCGACCCGGAGACCGTGTTCGACATCAAGTACTACCCGCGCGACGGCCGCCGCAACCGCCCGCCCGTCCGCCGCACCCTCCTCCGCAAGCCCGACCTCGAGCGCTACATGGCCGCCAAGCAGTTCGACCCCGCCAAGGACTTCCCTGTCCCCTACGTCAATTCTGCCGTCGAGGAGGACTACAGCGCCGTCGGCGGCGGTTACACCAAGTGA